Within Deltaproteobacteria bacterium, the genomic segment TGGCGGTCGACCGGCTACTTGAGGTTCTGGGCCAGGAACGCCGTGCTCCGGTCCCATGCCAGCTTGCAGGCGTCGGCGTCGTAGTTCGCCCCGGTCTCGTTCCCGAAGGCATGCTTCGCCTGGTAGCGGAAGATCTCGTGGGTGACGTTGCCCTCCTTGAGGCGCTCTTCCAGGGCATCCACCTGATCCGGCGTGAAGAAGCCGTCCTCCAGCGCGAAGTGACCCTGGAACGGCATGGCGATGGTGCGCGTGTCGGCCGCTTCGGCCGGGGGAACGCCGTACCAGCAGCAGGCCGCGTCCGTGGCCTTGGAGTACACCGCCGCCAGCACCGTCAGGGCGCCGCCCATGCAAAAGCCGATGACCCCCACCTTGGGACAGCTCTGCTTCAGGTGCTCCGCCGCGCTGCACACGTCCGTATTGGCATCGGCGAAGTCCAGGTTCTGCATGAGGTGGCTGGCTTCCTCCGCCTCCACCGTCACCACGCCCCGGTAGAGGTCCGGCACCAGCGCGTTGTAACCCAGACCGGCCAGCTTGTCGGCCACGCTCTTGATCTGGTCGTTGACGCCCCACCATTCCTGGATCACCACCACGCCGGGAGCGTTGTCGCCCGACGCCGCGTAATATCCCGATGCTTCCTTGCCGTCGGGCCTCTTGAAAGTGATCGTCTCTCCCATGACTCTCCCTCCTGAATTCTCCGAGAATGTTCGGCGTCCGCCGCCGACGGGGAGTCAGAATAGTACGTCTCGATTTGCGAGTCCAGCCGTTGCCGGAGGCCCGCGGGCGCGGTTGACGCGCGTTTCGGATTCTTGTTAACAATACCGCCAATTCAGGGCCTTCGCGTCTTTACGCCCGCCACGGCGGTCGCCGGAAACGCAGCGGAACAGGAAGAGAGGACACGCCATTGACCGAGGATGAAGTACTGCAAATTCTGGACTTGGTGGAGAAATCGAACTTCGACTATCTCGACCTGGAGATAGGCGATCTGAAGCTCACCGTCAGCAAGTCGGGCGTTCCCGCGGTGCCCGCGACCGTCAGCGTGACCCAGGCCGCGCCCGCGGCGGCTGCCGCTCCGGCAGCGGCTCCCGCGGCCGAGGCGCCGGCAGCTCCCGCCGCGGCAGCGCCCGAACCCGCCCCGGCGGCGGAAAGCGCCCCCGCGGCCCAGGCGGTCACCGTCAAGGAGGGCACCGTTCCCGTTCCCGCGCCCATGGTCGGCACGTTCTACGCCACGCCCGAGCCCGGAGCGCCGCCGTTCGTGAAGCTCGGCGACCACGTGGACGCCGAGACCACCGTGGGCCTCGTGGAGGTCATGAAGGTCTTCAACGCCGTGAGCGCGGGCGCCGCCGGCACCATCGACGAAGTCTGCGTCGAGAGCGGCCAGTTCGTCGAGCACGGCCAGACCCTCTTCCTGGTGCGGCCGGATGCCTAGCGAGGGTTGCGCCGGTGGCCGTTAGCCGTCTCCTGGTCGCCAACCGGGGCGAGATAGCGGTCCGCATCATCAGAGCCTGCCAGTCCCTGGGCATCGAGTCGGTGGCCGTGGTCTCCGAGGCCGACCGCGACAGCATGCCGGCGCGCCTCGCCAACCGCACCGTGTGCATCGGACCGGCCCGTTCCACCGAGAGCTACCTCAAGGTCGAGGCGCTGGTGGCCACCGCCCTGGGCACCGGCTGCGACGCCCTTCACCCGGGCTACGGCTTCCTCGCCGAGAAGTCCGAGCTGGCCGAGGCCTGCGCCAAGCACGGCGTCACCTTCGTGGGTCCGCGCGCCGACAGCATCCGCCAGATGGGCAACAAGTTGCTGGCCCGGGCCACGGTCGGGGCCTTCGGGGTGCCGCTGGTGCCCGGTTCGGACAACGTGCGCGGCTTCGAGGACGCGGCGGAGGTGGCCGCGGAAGTGGGTTATCCGGTGCTGCTCAAGGCCGCGGCCGGCGGCGGCGGCAAGGGCATCAAGATCGTCCGGGAAGACGGCGAGCTCCAGACCGCCTTCGAGACCGCTTCGGCGGAGGCCCGGGCGGCCTTCGGCGATCCCACGCTGTACATGGAGCGCTACATCCCCAACGCCCGCCACATCGAGGTGCAGGTCATCGGCGACCGCTTCGGCAACGTGGTGCACGTGGGCGAGCGCGACTGCTCGCTGCAGCGGCGCTACCAGAAGGTGGTGGAGGAGGCGCCGGCGGCGTGTATTCCGGTGGAGTTGCGGGAACGCATCCGCGACGCCGGACACAAGGTCGCCAAGGAGATCAAGTACGAGAACGCCGGCACCGTGGAGTTCATCTACGACGAGGACCGGCAGGACTTCTTCTTCCTGGAGATGAATACGCGCATCCAGGTGGAGCATCCGGTCACCGAGATGATCACCGGCATCGACCTCGTGCGCGAGCAGATCCGCGTCGCCGGCGGCGAGCGACTGTCCTTCTCCCAGGAGGACGTGAACTTCAACGGCCACGCCATCGAGTGCCGCATCACCGCCGAGGCGCCGTGGCAGGGGTTCCGGCCGTGTCCCGGCGTGCTCACCGAGTGGAGCCCGCCCCAAGGGCCGGGCATCCGGGTGGACACCCAGTGCTTCCCGGGCTACCGGGTCCCGCCGTTCTACGATTCGCTGCTGGCCAAGCTCATCGTCCACGCCGGCGACCGAGAGCAGGCGGTGGCGCGCATGAAGCAGTCCCTGACGCAGTTCGCCGCCGCCGGCATCGACACCACCATCCCGTTCCTGACCGCGGTCATGGACGAGCCGGACTACGTCAGCGGCAGGGTCAGCACCCGCTGGCTCGAGGGCCGGCTCGACGACCTGGCCGCGCGCCACGCTTCCTGAGCTTTGTCGAAAGGCTCACTCCCCCACCGTTCGCCCTGAGCGTAGCGCAGCGAAGTCGAAGGGCCTCAGTCCCGGATGAACTCCCGGATCGCCTTGTGCGCGGCCTCCGGGTTCGTGAAGAAATAGCTGTGCCGCTCTCCCGGAAGCACCACCAGCCTGGCGTTGGGGATGCCGGTTGCCAGGATCTCCGCTCCCTTGCGGTGCGACATGTCGCTCACCACCGCGTGGTCGTCCTCGCCCACCAGCACCAGCGCCGGCACGCCGATGTCCTTCAGGCGCTCGCTGGTGTCGTGCTCCTGCCGCGCGATCACGTGCCGAAAATAGCACTCCACCGACGACATATTGGCCATGCGCACCTTGAGGCAATGCTCGATCTCGGCCGGGTGGTCCGCCTGGTACTGCTCGGTCCAGCCCACCTCGATGGTGTGCTCGCGCACGTATTTCTCGTAGCCCATCTCCACCATTTCCGTGGCGATGCGCAGGGGTATGCCCCGGGCGTCGGGGTGCGAGGCGCCCGACGAGGCGAGGATGAGCTTCTTGACCCGCCCGGGATGCTCCAGGGCGAGCAACTGCGCCACCCGGCCGCCCATGGAATGCCCGCACACGACGGCGTCGGTGGCGTCGATGTGATCCATGACCGCCGCGACGTCTTCGGCGAACATGCGCGTGGTGTAGCGCATGGGTGTCCGGGTGGAGCGCCCCGTGCCGCGGAAGTCCGTGATGAGGGTGCGGTGGTCGCGCGAGAACTCGGGCACCTGGAAGATGTTCCAGACGTCGCCGTCGCACGCGGTTTCCGAGATGAACACGAACGGAGGCCCGTCTCCCTGGACCTCGTAGTAGATGTCGGCGTCGCCGACGTTGAGTGTTGGCATGGCAAACCTCCTTGGGGTAGACGGACTAGCACAAACCGCCGGTTGGAAACAGAATGCCGTGAAACCGGTTCAAGGGTTGGCATTGTGCGGGCCGATGTGCGACAATGCGGGATTTATTTTGGGGCAAATCCAACCTAAGGGGGTTCTTATGGTCAGGAAGACAGGATTGGCAGTCGCACTGGTTGCGGCGCTCGGCCTGGTCGCCGGCAGCACCGCCGTGGCCGCCGATTTCTTCAAGGGGAAGACCATCCGGGTCGTCGTCGGCTACGCGCCCGGAGGCGGTTATGACACCTACACCCGGCAGGTCGTGCGCCACATGGGCAAGTACATTCCGGGAAACCCGAAGTTCATCGTGCAGAACATGACGGGGGCCGGCAGTCTGGTTTCGGCCAACTACATCCAGAGGCGGGCGAAGCGGGACGGGACCGTCCTGGGCGTGTGGAACAGCGGCTTCGTGCTCATGCAGGCCCTGGGTGATCGCAAGGTGCAGATCAAGGCCAGGGAGCTGGGCTGGATCGGCGCCCCGGTCAAGGGCAACCCCACGTGCGCCTTCATGGGCTGGTCCGGCGTCAGGACGCTCGCCGACATCACCGATCCCAACAAGAAGATCAAGGTGGGCGGCACCCGTACCGGCTCCACCGGTGTCGACATGCCGAAGCTCCTCAACCAGACCGCGGGCACGAACTTCGACGTGGTCGCGGGTTATTCGGGGACCGCTACGTCACGCATCGCCATGCAGTCCAAGGAAGTCGCGGGTGCCTGTTGGGGTTGGGAATCCATGCGCGTGACCGCGCGGGGCATGCTCGATGCCAAGGGCGACGACAAAATGATCCCGGTGCTGGTCACCCACAAGATCGATGACCCGGAGCTCAAGGACTCGCTGCTGGTTCACGAGGTGGTGGAGAAGCGAGGAGGAAAGGAAGGGCTCGCAACCTACCAGGCATGGGGCGGCCAGTATGAGTTCCAGCGCCCGTTCGTGGCTCCGCCGGGAGTGCCCGCCGACCGCCTTGAGGTCCTGAGAGAGGGTTTCCGGAAGACGTTGCAGGATCCCGCTTTCCTTGAAGAGGCCAAAAAGGTCAAGCTCATCGTTCAGTACGTCCCGCC encodes:
- the accB gene encoding acetyl-CoA carboxylase biotin carboxyl carrier protein, with the translated sequence MTEDEVLQILDLVEKSNFDYLDLEIGDLKLTVSKSGVPAVPATVSVTQAAPAAAAAPAAAPAAEAPAAPAAAAPEPAPAAESAPAAQAVTVKEGTVPVPAPMVGTFYATPEPGAPPFVKLGDHVDAETTVGLVEVMKVFNAVSAGAAGTIDEVCVESGQFVEHGQTLFLVRPDA
- a CDS encoding alpha/beta hydrolase, encoding MPTLNVGDADIYYEVQGDGPPFVFISETACDGDVWNIFQVPEFSRDHRTLITDFRGTGRSTRTPMRYTTRMFAEDVAAVMDHIDATDAVVCGHSMGGRVAQLLALEHPGRVKKLILASSGASHPDARGIPLRIATEMVEMGYEKYVREHTIEVGWTEQYQADHPAEIEHCLKVRMANMSSVECYFRHVIARQEHDTSERLKDIGVPALVLVGEDDHAVVSDMSHRKGAEILATGIPNARLVVLPGERHSYFFTNPEAAHKAIREFIRD
- the accC gene encoding acetyl-CoA carboxylase biotin carboxylase subunit; amino-acid sequence: MAVSRLLVANRGEIAVRIIRACQSLGIESVAVVSEADRDSMPARLANRTVCIGPARSTESYLKVEALVATALGTGCDALHPGYGFLAEKSELAEACAKHGVTFVGPRADSIRQMGNKLLARATVGAFGVPLVPGSDNVRGFEDAAEVAAEVGYPVLLKAAAGGGGKGIKIVREDGELQTAFETASAEARAAFGDPTLYMERYIPNARHIEVQVIGDRFGNVVHVGERDCSLQRRYQKVVEEAPAACIPVELRERIRDAGHKVAKEIKYENAGTVEFIYDEDRQDFFFLEMNTRIQVEHPVTEMITGIDLVREQIRVAGGERLSFSQEDVNFNGHAIECRITAEAPWQGFRPCPGVLTEWSPPQGPGIRVDTQCFPGYRVPPFYDSLLAKLIVHAGDREQAVARMKQSLTQFAAAGIDTTIPFLTAVMDEPDYVSGRVSTRWLEGRLDDLAARHAS
- a CDS encoding dienelactone hydrolase family protein — translated: MGETITFKRPDGKEASGYYAASGDNAPGVVVIQEWWGVNDQIKSVADKLAGLGYNALVPDLYRGVVTVEAEEASHLMQNLDFADANTDVCSAAEHLKQSCPKVGVIGFCMGGALTVLAAVYSKATDAACCWYGVPPAEAADTRTIAMPFQGHFALEDGFFTPDQVDALEERLKEGNVTHEIFRYQAKHAFGNETGANYDADACKLAWDRSTAFLAQNLK